One Dysidea avara chromosome 8, odDysAvar1.4, whole genome shotgun sequence genomic window, acatgatTGCTACTGCACAGTTGTGGTATCAGGTTCTAGCACTATGAACTACCATTAGCTTCAAACTATAGATACTACACAGTGTATATCTGTACTAGATAGTGCATGTTCACCTTAAATTCTCCAGGAATATGGGTAGGGGGTGTAATACTACTCTCTATACAGAGCTCCATCAAAATAATGTTGAATAGTTAACTAAGATAGCAAACTGATTAGCCAAGGAGTAGGGAAAGGGGGCTGGTCTGCATGGGTTGATGTACAATAAATTTTGGGAAACAGTACAATAATTAGTTAAATAATATAGTAATGACATAATAACAgctgaattattattatttttgaatTATACTTATAGTAGCTACAATTTTAGCTTTGATAAGACAGTTATGGTGTAATATAGAGGATGGACTGTTATAATTATGCATCTTGTATCCATAACTAGTAAATAGTTTAAGGTCTGAGCCAACAAAAGCCACGCTCAAGATGAAgcagactgttttattagagtgtatacTGCGTTATAGAGTATATTATATGTAGTCTCTCACCCTTCTCTTTTCTGTACAGAGCAGCACATGTTATATAATTACATACATGCTGCATGGAAGTTATTTAATATACAGTTATGCTTGTATGAATATACACTAACAAAAATTACTTGAAATATCAGCAAAGTACATGGTAAGATATATAGCGATTTTGTTGAATACTATCCTGTAATGCTTTGAGCTAGCCATTGTAGTCATCTGATTTCACCTACAAAGAAAAACCACCATTGTGTTATGTCATGATTATACTGAAACTATTATGTAGTATATATCTTGTGAGGGAATCAATTAATTAGCATGCTTAGTCTTTTCAACAATTCTTCTATACTCTGTGCCTATATATTTAAATAGCTATGTTGTCATGCACATGTATGGTAACATTAATCGGGCCTTAATCCctatgggtatagactgaattagggattaaatgttctcTAGTATATcttataggcaacctccctttttttctttactggtATATGATCAGCTGTGATCTCTAATCAGACTTAAAAATTCCAACTGAATTTTCCTTATGCTTAAATTGTGAACTCTTGTTAGCATTAATTTAAGCTAATAGAGGCACCATGCATTCTGCATGGCCCATGGATCTAAGAATTCCCAAGAGGATGTGCTAATTAAGCTAGGGGCATCTATGCAGTGGGTTTGGGGGCATTCCCCCATGCATGGAAAAAAtgcaaatttagctttctgagaCTGAATTTTGAAATAGTAAGCATAAGCATTGTGAGCCACTTTATAAGCAAAATTACTATTCTGAGTATTCTCTAGCAGCGTATGGTAATACTAACTAAAGGGCACAGCATATAGCCTAAACTGATGCTAAACTAAAAATGAAAATGTGACCAGCAATATTAAATCTAACCTTTTAAATAGTTTTCAATTAATTTTCACCAGGGAAGGGAAATTACTTATGGTCAGATTCATACTGCATGTAAAGCATGCACCTCCTTTGGTAATTTGTAACTTTAAGCAACTGGTGTGTCAGGATGCTTGGTGAGGTAGCAGTGTACGCTGTACATGCACAGCTGCAGGTAAAGAAGAGGTTCAATTTCAGCTCACACATGCACTGGTCTCAGCTGATCCTTATAGATTAGATACACAGTGGTCCTCTATCCTACTAGCTATAGGGGTCCCTAGTAGGATTTGCCAGAGTAAAATTGGGAGAGCTTTagtgatggatgttctattacaatagttgactgctctattagagtactcagATTTTAGCAGCATTATATTTGACTCCCTAGTTCTTGATAATTCCTAGGAgagattagctattcccttcTTGTTTTTTCACTACCTAGCTATGTATCATGTTTAAGATGTACTTGCatgcacctgtactgtagcttctatatacatgtagctaactaatctatttctattAGCATCCACGCCCCTGGCAAGAGAGAACCATTATTGTTAAATGAGGAAACATGTAAATACATTGCAGTATGACGAGACCTCGGTCTCGTGCGACCACAGCCAGACTCTTAAAAGAGATCTGTGTGGGATCTAGCTACTTCAATGTGATGTTCAGAGTCCAAGGGACAAGTCAGTTCCAGTAAAGCTACAGAAGATGCTTCAAAATTGTAAACAACAATATCTGATCTGTAAGAAGTGATGGAACACTCGCTGGTATCGGTAATCTTGCAGCATTTCACATTTGCAGTCACTGCAACAGTGGAACTAAAGGATCTATGGTGGAACTTAACCACTGGTCTCGTTACTTGTATCACGAGGTTAATCTCCATTAGCGCGGGCCCGgatgggcacgagactataaATCACGTGCTGTCAAGTTTAAAGCTTTGAATTTCGCCTTGAAGAGAATGGCTTCCCTGATGACTGATCGTCTCAACCAGAAATATATTAATGGCATCAAAGTTTACGAAGTGAGTAGAGTACGTCATATAGGCATAGGGGACGTCCAGACTTTTGCTGGGGTATATTAGGGGTGGATATAGACTGACCGGCGAAAGTCGGTACTCGAACCCTGGATTACCATTGTGTTAGATCAGTGTGCTACagctgctagctagctacccaTCGCACACACCATGCACACACCAAAtgcgaaaagtgggcgtggcaaggAGAATGATGCAATTTTGGGGGAAAAAATTAACTGTGTAGCTACATTCCAGAGTCCCTAGCCAGAAATGTCTTCCTTGAAGCTGAGATAGAGATCCCTGTGGCATTGTCAAAAAATTTCCTACTTTGTGACCTTGAAATGGACAATAGCCGCAATGATGAAATAAAAGCAGGAAATAAAATAGTGTGGGGGCTTCATGCAGTACTAGACTGAACATTGTTTATATACAATGTAGTGATAACTATTATTCCCGAATACCACAACCAACCATCCTGTTGCAAATTAATCTGACAACCATAGCATATGTTACTAAGGAgcagaaattcaaaaaaataACTGCTAGAGACtgatcacacttagcaactgttgctatggtTCCAAAATAGTGTTTACCTTAGTAacagttacctagcaaccattaCTAAGcagccatattgttgctatgctaTGGGGCATGCAtttatcactatggtaacactagttgtcaaatCGGACACATACTtccaatagaaacacaccacactattttagctgATCAGATTAGTGTTTCAGATATTTGTTGAGGGACCTTGACAAagaagtgtaatactaattctattagCTAATTGCTTGACATGTCTCAAAATAATACATCAAGGTGCTGaataacacattcacttgtcaGAGAATAGAAAGTTAAATTGGCAAGTTTATGGAGAAAAGCAGACCAAAATTCTACAGTCAGTAAGGCCGACATGATAGGATTTCTTTTTCCTATCACCATGAAAGCAACCAGCTAGTGAGGGCAGCGGTTattgaaaatttcattatttgacttacaagccattaaaatatgTAATAGTAAGATTCTATCAGCTACAATGCACAAGATTATGAGCTTTCCATAAAGTGTAACAGACTTCAGATCAACTGGCAAAGTACTTTCCAAGAAATTATATTGCAGGCAAGTTGATGTTGTGGTTCTTCTAAAAGCCAGGTGCCCAGTTAATTCTATCCCTTGCTACAATTCATAAGCAGGGGGACCACTTCCCTACTTTTATTGGGTATTGCTTGTATTCCAGgtatcctaataaagcagtcatatatTTATATCTGTTTTCCAAGTTAGCCTCTCCACTCTTTGGTCCTTGCTATAATTGTAACAGTGGTGTTAGTGTGTATGTTATCGTACAAATCCAAGTATCTGAGGAGTGGAACAATAATCATCAAGGGTACAATTGTGGTTGATGCCAGTAATGGTAGTTTCCTGATTGAATTATAGTGCTTAGTGCTAAAATAACTCAttggtaggcttcctagatgaatgcAATCTTTTTTCTGTACACACCAGTGATGGTTTTTTTTGTGCCTGGGATTAGTGTTGTACCGATaaccaaattagccgattattccgataacctaTATTAAgcagccgataccgataactgatccgatatacactaataacactatcTCTCAACCTCATCATTAAATGACTCACATTAGTGACATAAGCATTGATTTACaactcattctaggctaaaatatAAAGTTAGATGTTTACCACGAGCAAAAGCTACTCACGTTGAcaaggttttaagtacattttactactgctatatggttgagacaaatggctggtactacatagaaacctaaacctcagtttactgtgttgggcatggcctaaaacctgacagtttattatgggcatggcaggggcggatctaggatttataaaaggggggctaactcaaggtactaatctcttgggtagaggtatgcaaagcatgctggaactaggggggtctgggggcatgcccccaggaaaattttggaaaatagatgctaaaatactgcaatttggagacatttccacataaaattcatagcctgtagatattttatatactgcctttagattataggtatggctctctgaagcattttgttaatggaaaagtttgggtaggtacagacaaccaagtacatgatgcaccctctcacaattgcacaacactgaataggtacatgttagaataataatgctgaaagtggaaaattttgaaatttgaacaatacaagattgaatctgagagcattttcaatggaaattgtgtacctgaattaagtattgccatacatattaactacacaagtagatgaatgaagccctttaaacagaccaatgtacttcattgtatgtataggttcTGGCAGATttagaaaaattccataacagagccaactacatgtttccagtgaatgttctattagagtagttagctgactgctctattagagtatctcgatcttgtacacctccaatgctgatccgggtccttgttgcataaactttagtataaatccactgataataccttggaaagatgtttataaggtggttttatgagtatttgtattattagtgatcatataattatgctaagacaaaatttcattataatactcagcatattgatcaagtaaagcctaaatatgaaggggggggggggggcttcagcccccaaagcccccccccccccccctggatccacccctgcatggtttgtagtcaccactaaaTCATCAACACATACCTTAATTAAAAtaccaaataacttatgtctagcctcccccacatcattctACTACACAGCgtagtggagattaacatcggctttaatttaatcaaaaccgattaatcggctagtagccaatatcggcccgataccgattattgaaccgattatcggtgcaactctaccTGGGATAAAGCAAAGCACTTGACACAAAGTGATAAAAAATTCAGGGGTATCTGATAAGTTTAATATTAACCTACATGCAGGTATTTACTAAACTTTAAAGCATACTATGTGTAACATTGATTTAGTCATGTAGAATATAGCAGAGGTAGGCTAACAGTCTAATTCCATAAATTTCACAATAATTGTAATTCACTGTTTtgttgctaaggaagcgtaacttAGACAAACCACATGGAGCAACACTCCAAACCATCTTCACTGTTTTATATAGTTCATCTATGATATTTTTTCTATTAAAAATTCTTTTTACTGGCAAAGCCTTGGGTATGTTCTTTATTTCGTGTATGGAAGAAAGGAACACAGCCCATTTCGATATGGAAGACCATGCTGCTTTTCGTAAAGTGGTAAGTAGTTTCTAGCTTACTATTAGCATCTTTAATGATCATTATAGCTAACAGATGAAACAGAAACAAAGATAGGCAATAGAAATGAACTCCTTTTGATGGTGCTTTTAACTTTGTCTACTATACCTTCAGTATGAACCTGTAGAGAggtaaatggaatttaaaagaatATGAGCAAGACAGGAATTGTGGCGAATGTTGTGCACATGCTAGTGGTTGACTTGTTTTTCTGCTtttgcacacaaacacacacacactacactcatGCTTTACTATGGACATTTTGCAAACAAGCACATGTATATTGGTAGAgaatatttatttatattatcattatGTAGATAGACAGGCCAAGGTCAGTAAAGATAAGTGGGGGAAGAGAACTGAGTCAAGCTGCAGGCAAAAGGAAAAAGAGATCACCAGGAGCTATAACTAAAGTAGAACGaattataactaaaacaacaGCTACAGCTAAAGCACGGAAGAAGATGGCTGCAGCTAAACGCAAGAAATTAGCTGTGGCAGTCAAGAGAAGGAAGAAGTCAGGTTGGTGGGGAGACCAAACTGGAAACAAAGGCAAAAACTTGCCTCAGAATGATCTGAAAAAAGTGCTTGAAAAGAAATCAAAATGTCAAGACTTGGATTCATCTGGTGTTTACATGTATATAAACAACAAAAATAGAAAGATTTATATTGGAAAAGCTGCAAAACAGACTTTGCTCAAAAGACAAGCGCAACACCTGAGGGCTGCTTCTTATGCAGTTGGACAAGTTGGAAAGTTTGATCGAATCCTCTCTCAACAGTTCAATGAGAAATATTGGACATTCTATGCTAAAAAAATTAGTGGTTTGAAGGACATTGAAAAGAAAATTGATAAATGTGAGAAGCGGCTAATAAGTAAATATTGCAAAAATGATAAGAGTTGTCTCAATATTCAGAACCCTAGAAAGACATAAAACTGATCATATTTTGGTACTCAGCATGTAGCAGATAAAATGTATACTTTTACGAGGTGATATATTGCTATGAGTGTTGCATACGGTTACTTTTATTTTTGTAAGATTCTTTGTAAAATTCTCAGTGCAGTCATGCAATGGCAACTACAAGTGTGCTGATGAAATTGATGTAGTAATGTTGATTGTGGTTGCTTGAGCTATTAGTTGCTAACTTGTTAAATATGCcatggccaggcaaagttggTGAACAGTGTATCAGTTGTCACCATACCAGCTTCTGGGGCTAGCTGTTTGATTATAGTTATAGTTGTTTGTTTCTTATTTCACTTCCTATCCTGCCATCTTAGATTTCATGTGAAGCATTATTCAGCTTAAAAAGACAGTAAAATGGTAGaattatagctataaaaatgCTTTAGGAATAGCTAATCTTTACAGTGCATGTTGGCAGAAGGACACCATGATGGCCTGATGGTGGTGTCAGTTTTGGCATTTTCTTTACTGATACCATGTAGGGACGTACAAATTTAGGAGGGAAGGGATCAAGGAGGTGGCTCTTAAAGTTgggcataatattatatactcaCTTCGACACcttgatcaaaggaaaccacaaggcTATTTCATGTATTGCCTTGatcacaactgcctttgatgctgaagCAGTTACAAAGCATTGGTTCCCTTTGATTGTTTATATAAAGCTGtgtaaagttttgcattgtgggctTGAGTTTAGCATGTTGGTTTAGTAAGGCTAATTATGTAAGTATTCTCTAactagaagaaaaaaatgattgagtgagtcagtgttgcatagttcagttactaggcaTTACTACATAATCGTTTTCACAATGTGGGGATTTATTTTCTGCATAGCACATTTCAACCATATGACAAGATGGCTCAGACATTCTCAACCTGTACTCCTAAGTACTTGTTTTAGCACCTTAtgcatccacaaagtggttatttggctAAAAACGGTATCACCACAACCAGCAAagcccacaatcatttctttttgtgcccaCTGTTTAAGCCCTCAATCAATGCttacaaacctctgtataaaaataATGTGGTGAATACAGgtcttcacctattaggtgagcaaatctgagtggtatatattacttatactgTGGCCTCTCAGGACTTGCCTGATACCGTGCCCCCAGGCCCGTGGCCCTTTgacttgggcatatatatcaggcaaatccctcatggccatggtataactattaaatatgcaTCTCAGTTGTACAGTAAACAGCACTTCTATTTGTAATGTAATAAAATGAGAATCATAATGAAAGCTTTAAATCCAAGTGCTACCCATGATTGTATACATTTGAGTGCAGTATATAAAGCAGCTACAGTGTATTAGAGAATGCATTTActtttatatgtgactgggactgtgaaaatagggcatgtcaGTGGGCATAACTCAGTATTGGAATAGTattatatttgcattctgtagtGTGGATTACAAAAATTGCATGGACATAGCACAACAGCATAtaaagtacagtgaaacctgtctattccggtcacctttgggccaaaATTTACTGACCTTATTAAGCAGGTGGCTGCATtaggcaggtcactttgtacacaaatgacacagtTAGGGacttttataatgaccatgcagtttagacaggtgaccttattatacagtgacctgattagacaggtttcactgtacgagtgatgaaaatttgaaaaattatATAAGTGCCAAAATGCTCTCACAGACCTGGTCACATAATATACTATGAGTAAAACTTGATCATCATGTATTCACAACTTCTGAGTTTATTTGTAATATACtatgcagtggaacctctcttaacaacaAACCTCCATGATAAGACAACAATTTGGTCCCAACAGATCTGGTTAAtgcattttttacctctgaaagagaaaaatctctatattacagcaaaaagtggccaaaaatttgGGTTCCAAATGTCTGTAAtagaaaggttccactgtataattgTGTTAAATATGAAGGTCGCACCAAATTAATTCATTGGGTGCAAATACTGCAGTGCTTAGGCAGACTCCTAGTTATTACTTACAGAAGGATCGATACTTTTAAGCTACTGTGGTGGCTGCAGCTAAATGGGCTTTTCATGATGCAACTAAACAAGTGTGTCATGGTGCAAACTTGATAATATCAAAGAAAAAAGCATCATTTTCAATTCATCTGCTATGCATACATCAATCCCTTTGTGGTATTCCAGACACATTCCGATAACAAAGGAACATTTTAAACTCAATATAATGACTGGTTCATTAAATACCTTACAGTGTTTTTATGCATTAAGGTAGCAGTATAGAATGTGCGAATTGAGGAGAAAGTTTTTGAGATTGAAATCCTATAATATTTTCCAGGTGATGACATTCTACCTATTTTATGCTCAGGAAAACTATTGAGGTATTTGTTTATCAACTAGTTACATCACCAGTAGCCACAACTCAACTGAAGTTGTTTGTCCAACCCAAATAAATCAATTTCCTTCTCCTCAAGCGCCTAAATGacaaatatataatatatagctaaATGCATGTAATGTCAATTCTGGTAAGGTATAAATTTGTTGAAAAGTTGTTACAACAAAGCTATACGTAGAATGAGTATAACATAGTTTGTAAACAGTACATGTGCATAGTAATGTAGTATTCATTTTACATGTCAATTGGTTTATATTTTATTCAATAGTCCATGAACTAAAGGTTTGTAGTATTATGATAAAGTCGAAAAAAATGTTGGCACACCCTCAACCTCTTTCCCTATATGGTGTGCAGAGATTCTACACTGAGTAAATACATTCCCACATTCTTCCTTCATCATTACCTATACAATGTATGCTTGTAATATTAATGGCCTTACATATGGCTACTTAAAAACTCCCCCAGTGTCACTCCAAGCAGTGACCTCAAGTTTGGCATTTGCTGTTTTATATAATTTATATCATGGGTCACAAAGGCAAAGCCTAGGATGAGTGTCAACATGAGCTAAAATTATTGTGATATACATATAACTAATTAAGCTTTCAGACTTCTGTAATATAGCAGCTACAATTGCTGCATGgttttcacacatttttgttCCTTTGATCTTATATCAGTACCTTACTACCATCATCAGCTACCATGCAGTCCTTGCATGTCAACTCTTTGAAATTGGCTTCGGTAGCTAAGGATGCAATTGCCAACTTACATTAATTAACACTAATAGTgataaaatacatacatactaggGATCCTCTCTATTTCCAGAGAATTTAGCAGTTCACTTCATTAATTTCACAGATTATCACAGTAACCTTACTATCTTGGTGCCTCTGTAGTTATAGTTAAGTGACTAACACATATTATTAGTGGCTATTTCAGTATGACTATATAGCTAGTGTGAGTGGGTGTGTAGTTTAGTTCAGTCACTTCATGTTGACTAGTTAATGAGTTACTAATAATTCTTTAAATGAAGCAAATGTATATTTGTCTGCTTCTGCAATCTCCCTATGTATTGCAGTTACCTATAGCCTTTCATGTGATGATGGTTGCATTTATAACTGTCACAAACATGCTAATCATCAGTGTACTTGCTAAGATAAGGACTTGGCCACTATATTATAAGATATATATTTGCACTATAGACTTGCTGGCTCTATGTAGAAGGACTAACAGCTATACTATGTAGTTGTTAGTCATGTATTTTCTTTCCAGGCAACATAccattgcataatattataatataggTGATGCTCATATAAGCACTCTAAGCTATTCGCAATATCGAAACTGGGAAACTACATATGTAGGATGATCTGTGGCAATGATTACTGTGATTAGGAAAAGTAATTGTCTGTCTAATAGCGTCCCATGTAGCTATCTAGTGTTATGTGTGCTAGCTACCATTAAACTAGGAGAGTAATCTGTTGTTCATATTCTCATGCATGAACATCAAATTATTTGAATGATTTACACTCaatcaatatgtgaccggatttgcgaaaaggtacctttttcacacacaaaatttgacccattttttaaactttaaagcttcataactttttgatcatggcatataattgcttgaaattttcaatgaatgtatagctacagtatctggctacattttaaTACTAAGAGCAAGTAAATCAGTATAAGGCATCAAGTGTTTcctcattttgtttgctggtatgtcaaatgtgtgaaaaaggtaccttttcgcaaatccggtcacatattatgtacaaCAACTTTATGTTAACTTGTACAAGCAagaaatatttgtgtaatacaAACAACCACATCAATTTTATCTCGACAGATAACAGCTACAGAGGCATTAAGATTGTAAGGTTGTGGTGATAATAGTAAattgttaataacaaaatagtgctaattatttgtatatgtaTGGGTTAAAGTAATAATCCAGCTGTCAGAAATTGTGTCACAACACTGGCTACATACtagagctgaaacagatatATATCCATATCAGGACAGTTTCTAATAATTTAAAGCACTTTTATGGTAAAGATTCCTTGACACATAGCTTACACATTTAACATTACTACAAACTTAATTTTCATATGAAATTTTATAATTATAAAGTAAAACAATATGGTCACAATACAATATGAGTttttatagcaagtgatgatgtcagtGACTATATACCCAGACAGATTTTGTTCAGCATGTCCGGATATTAAAAattactatacatgtatatccATTTCAGCCCTACTACATAAATGACTACTACTAGCTGCAGGTTCTAGCACTATAAATTACCATTAGCTTCAAACTATAAATTCTGCACAATATATGCATGTCTACTAGACAGTGCATGCTCACCCAGGTATATAGAGGCTGTAATACTCTCCAGTACTCTACCAAATGTTCGTATATACCTAACTAAGATAGTAAACTAGTTAGCCAAGGCTGTGTCAAGGAGTAGGGAGAGAGAGTGAGGATTTCAATCGAACTGCTAGGGTGGTTTATGGATAAAAAAAATGATCATGTCAGTGTTAAGCTCGGATGGCTCACTGTTCAGTCTTTAATCCAACACCGTCATTGTCTACTACTAT contains:
- the LOC136263972 gene encoding uncharacterized protein; the encoded protein is MASLMTDRLNQKYINGIKVYEIDRPRSVKISGGRELSQAAGKRKKRSPGAITKVERIITKTTATAKARKKMAAAKRKKLAVAVKRRKKSGWWGDQTGNKGKNLPQNDLKKVLEKKSKCQDLDSSGVYMYINNKNRKIYIGKAAKQTLLKRQAQHLRAASYAVGQVGKFDRILSQQFNEKYWTFYAKKISGLKDIEKKIDKCEKRLISKYCKNDKSCLNIQNPRKT